One region of Streptomyces sp. NBC_00442 genomic DNA includes:
- a CDS encoding PAS domain-containing protein — MTQTEDDFGDELADFVRRVGELRTARARPVGEHSVVLDAALFELQHVAEQLWPRYERMASGSGGASREERQERLLLKALFQRMPLPVVLVDRETVVRRLNFAATGLTGIRAGYATGRPLAALLTPGDRAAFRSQAAAVARGEGDRGLMVRLQQRPEEALLATLTALRPPGEPQPAVLVVFQAGSARGSAAAPPPPKTPDLAESTGHAELMDLMDAMASALLQLPSGARESILTRAARVLCGRFAEWVVADLVDGGLRRVVCLGPKGPAAAPLLHAMAGQEPASCPVVLEAARAGNGVLQVQPEDIDGFGHDPTGTPVLARAEVSSLMCVPLGAPGPVTGVVTLFRTGSARPFSMAEGQAVDVMSRHIDLAMRRPHPDESSSSVPPAAVDAEESCASASPPSSAAPPPPSA, encoded by the coding sequence ATGACGCAGACGGAAGACGACTTCGGCGACGAACTGGCGGACTTCGTCAGACGGGTGGGCGAGCTGCGCACCGCACGCGCTCGCCCGGTCGGTGAACACTCCGTGGTCCTGGACGCGGCACTGTTCGAACTCCAGCACGTGGCCGAGCAGTTGTGGCCGCGCTATGAACGGATGGCGTCCGGATCGGGGGGCGCCTCGCGCGAGGAGCGCCAGGAACGGCTGCTGCTCAAGGCGCTGTTCCAGCGGATGCCGCTGCCGGTGGTACTGGTCGACCGGGAAACCGTCGTACGCAGACTGAACTTCGCGGCGACCGGGCTCACCGGGATCCGCGCCGGATACGCCACCGGCCGGCCGCTCGCGGCCCTGCTCACGCCCGGCGACCGCGCGGCGTTCCGTTCACAGGCGGCCGCGGTGGCGCGCGGCGAGGGCGATCGCGGGCTGATGGTGCGGCTCCAACAGCGCCCCGAGGAGGCCCTGCTGGCCACGCTCACCGCGCTGCGCCCGCCGGGCGAGCCGCAGCCGGCCGTGCTCGTGGTGTTCCAGGCGGGCAGCGCCCGGGGCTCGGCCGCCGCTCCCCCGCCGCCGAAGACGCCCGACCTCGCCGAGTCGACCGGGCACGCCGAACTCATGGATCTGATGGATGCCATGGCGTCCGCACTGCTTCAACTCCCCTCTGGGGCGAGGGAGTCGATACTGACGCGGGCCGCGCGGGTACTGTGCGGACGGTTCGCCGAGTGGGTCGTGGCCGACCTGGTCGACGGCGGTCTGCGGCGCGTGGTCTGCCTGGGACCCAAGGGCCCCGCGGCGGCTCCTCTGCTGCACGCGATGGCCGGCCAGGAGCCCGCGAGTTGCCCGGTGGTGCTCGAAGCGGCCCGCGCCGGGAACGGGGTGCTGCAGGTGCAGCCCGAGGACATCGACGGGTTCGGACACGATCCGACGGGGACGCCGGTGCTGGCGCGCGCCGAGGTGTCGTCCCTGATGTGTGTGCCGCTGGGGGCGCCCGGCCCGGTGACGGGGGTAGTGACCCTGTTCCGGACCGGCTCCGCCCGTCCGTTCTCGATGGCGGAGGGACAGGCGGTCGATGTGATGTCCCGTCATATCGACCTGGCTATGCGGCGTCCTCATCCTGATGAGTCGTCATCTTCTGTGCCACCCGCGGCAGTTGACGCGGAGGAGTCCTGCGCGTCTGCGTCGCCCCCTTCGTCCGCGGCCCCGCCGCCGCCGTCGGCTTAG